The DNA segment TCAACTTTCATCAAAACAACAATTATGGTTGTGGTAACACAAATGTCAATCTCACTGTCTGTTTACTGTTAAGTAACCTTTTGATTTAACATTATGGATAAAGTTAATTTCTGGTGAAATTTGGTGCAACCCAGTGATTACAAATTGGATGATGAATGCAAATGATTAACAAGATCTTAGCTTAACTTACAGTTGCATGCAAAGGAAACTGAATCATGTAAAGTAGATAAGCAGCTAGATTAGTGTcttatttacaaaacaaaagcATGGTGATGAAGAGATAGCTAACACGTTCCGTGTTcatcttctgtttctttttgAGACCATACTAAACTTGTTTCTCCTCCCTGAATCCAGAAAATGTAATTTAACATTTATGAGAAGTTAAATACCATGAAATTGGAAGATTGTCTCTGTAAATACTTACGTTCttgctctcttcttctccttaagcCTTGAGATAGCCTTTTGACGTGCATTGTTAGAGAGAGGGGAACAAATAGAGATTACTTCGTCTGAGTGATTGTGAGAGCAATGCGTTTTGCTGCTTCCTCCACCATTGGATCTTGAGAATGAAAGAGATGATGAAGCTGGTTTGGATGAAGGTGAAGAAAATGTGTTCATCTGAACACATCAAAGGTAGAGAGACCTTAAGTTATAACAAGAATAATCAAAACAAGACTCTATAGTAGATGGAAATTTTTTCAAACCTCACGCAATTTGTAATTGTCTGTTGTTGGATCTGGATCAGCTCCAAAaagttcttcaaaattttgaaaagtgAGATCAATATCAGGTATATGGAAGTCATCGTCATCACAAACTGTATCTTCACAAACTCCAATGTCTTGTAGGTTTTGATGCCACAACTGTAGAAAAATAGCTAGACAATGTAAGCACTATGTATCATGCTGCATCAAAAGTATGATCATTGAGCCAAAAACCTGATAACTTTTACTAAATGGACTTTTGCATTCCCAAAAGGAATCACCAAGTGTGGAAGATGAAGACAAGTGTGAAAAGTCAACAATCAACTCTTTTCCGGTCTGCCGAAGGTCGACTAAACGTTCTTCGGATTGCTTTGGAAGCTCTAATGGAGATGGATCAGCATGTTCTGTCAAGGACAAAACCTTATTCTCTTCCCTGAGCTGAAGCTTCTCCAATTCAAGAATCTGTTCCAACACAAAACCAGCTTCTCTTTGCACCTAAAAATCATCGGTACATCAACATCAGCATACAGAGAGATCTATTCatcttaaatatatacaaaaacaaGCATCAAACCTTAGGTTTAGCCATAGCAAAAGACTTCTCTAACGAAACATCATTATCCATAACTCGAAATCCCCACATAACCGCGAAATCTTTAGCAGAAGGACACCCCGTGTAACACCTCACATCGTGTCTAACATGCTTAGAGGAGACAACACCATGGATCTTGTCATTACATCCTGTACAAAGAAACATCTTGTGATCCAAACATCGGACGACACAAGGCTGATTCTTACAGAAACCGCATAAAAGTGTGCGTAAATGTCTCCCTGAGAGTGCATTAGCTGAATGAACCTTTGCATCACATGTTAGACACAGACTCGCTGCATCTGCTATACAATAAACCACCGCTCTATACGCTTTGCAAACCTCACATAATCGTTCCATCTCtcaacaattattatttttttacacaAAATCCTTTGGATTCTTGAAAATATCCATAACTTATGAGAAGATTCGTCCCTGTTTCATCAAAACATCAGATTTAATGTAAAACGTTAGGCAAAGATCACAGAT comes from the Brassica napus cultivar Da-Ae chromosome A7, Da-Ae, whole genome shotgun sequence genome and includes:
- the LOC106353857 gene encoding putative zinc finger protein At1g68190, which translates into the protein MERLCEVCKAYRAVVYCIADAASLCLTCDAKVHSANALSGRHLRTLLCGFCKNQPCVVRCLDHKMFLCTGCNDKIHGVVSSKHVRHDVRCYTGCPSAKDFAVMWGFRVMDNDVSLEKSFAMAKPKVQREAGFVLEQILELEKLQLREENKVLSLTEHADPSPLELPKQSEERLVDLRQTGKELIVDFSHLSSSSTLGDSFWECKSPFSKSYQLWHQNLQDIGVCEDTVCDDDDFHIPDIDLTFQNFEELFGADPDPTTDNYKLREMNTFSSPSSKPASSSLSFSRSNGGGSSKTHCSHNHSDEVISICSPLSNNARQKAISRLKEKKRARTEEKQV